One genomic segment of Aminivibrio sp. includes these proteins:
- a CDS encoding YvrJ family protein, whose protein sequence is MEDFMSTVVQNGFSVAVAAFLLVRMEKRLEELSLAIRDLHAAILAKG, encoded by the coding sequence ATGGAGGATTTTATGTCCACGGTGGTACAGAACGGGTTCTCCGTGGCGGTGGCGGCCTTTCTGCTGGTGCGCATGGAGAAGCGCCTGGAGGAGCTTTCCCTGGCCATCCGAGACTTGCATGCCGCCATACTGGCGAAGGGGTAA
- a CDS encoding DUF2922 domain-containing protein: MKTFRMKFLTDLGKTFVVSLNYAKETISAAEAEAAMDAVIDNDIFDQALVSIAGAELVDRTVTEIL, from the coding sequence ATGAAGACGTTTCGGATGAAGTTTCTGACTGATCTCGGCAAGACCTTCGTGGTGTCGCTGAACTACGCGAAGGAGACCATTTCCGCCGCCGAGGCGGAGGCGGCCATGGACGCGGTGATCGACAACGATATTTTCGATCAGGCGCTGGTGTCCATCGCCGGGGCGGAGCTTGTGGACCGCACGGTGACGGAGATTCTGTAG
- a CDS encoding D-Ala-D-Ala carboxypeptidase family metallohydrolase → MAEKSTRLNDLPVAEHFRLREFECPCCHCVRLCPLLVELLEAMRDQWGKPVVISSGYRCPPHNKRVKGAARSLHMEGRAADVLVPFNEQSAVEVFARRAGFTQVIPYGRRNFMHLAVA, encoded by the coding sequence ATGGCAGAAAAATCAACCCGGCTGAATGACCTTCCCGTGGCGGAGCATTTCCGCCTCCGGGAATTCGAATGCCCCTGCTGCCACTGCGTGAGGCTCTGTCCTCTCCTGGTGGAGCTGCTCGAGGCCATGAGGGACCAGTGGGGAAAACCGGTGGTCATCAGCAGCGGATATAGGTGCCCGCCCCATAACAAGCGGGTGAAGGGGGCGGCGCGGAGTCTTCACATGGAGGGACGGGCGGCGGATGTCCTTGTTCCGTTCAACGAGCAATCGGCGGTGGAGGTCTTTGCCCGGCGGGCGGGTTTCACACAGGTCATTCCCTATGGCCGACGGAATTTCATGCATTTGGCGGTAGCGTGA
- a CDS encoding sigma-70 family RNA polymerase sigma factor, which translates to MEFSKYDMEAETVRFRPLVMATARRYAGRGALFDDLVQEGYLALLELIPRCGDPERLPLFLKNRLPARVRAVARREWRQQYVPLEDMEGTPEEPSVFVEPSFPDRAVEESLAGEDRELVFLLAEGFNQEEAAERFGITQQAVSARLRLLRKRLAPLIQ; encoded by the coding sequence ATGGAGTTTTCGAAATATGACATGGAGGCGGAAACTGTGCGCTTCCGCCCGCTGGTAATGGCCACGGCGAGACGATACGCCGGCAGGGGGGCGCTTTTCGACGACCTGGTGCAGGAAGGGTATCTTGCCCTGCTGGAACTGATCCCGAGGTGCGGGGATCCGGAACGGCTGCCTCTTTTTCTGAAGAACCGGCTTCCGGCAAGGGTGAGGGCCGTCGCCCGGAGGGAATGGCGGCAGCAGTACGTTCCCCTGGAGGATATGGAAGGAACACCGGAGGAACCTTCAGTCTTTGTGGAACCCTCATTTCCGGACCGGGCGGTTGAGGAGAGTCTCGCCGGGGAGGACAGGGAGCTTGTTTTTTTGCTGGCAGAAGGATTCAACCAGGAAGAGGCTGCCGAGAGGTTCGGCATAACACAACAGGCGGTGAGCGCCAGGCTGCGGCTTCTGAGAAAGCGCCTTGCACCGCTGATTCAATAG